In the genome of Abyssalbus ytuae, the window CTTCTTTTAGTTCTTTTGACTGTTGTATGGCCCATTCTATACCCACTCGTCTGACTTCTGAATTGCTTTTACATTTTTCAACTTCTGTAACAAGTGCTTCAGGCAAATCAATTTTAAAGACCTGCGGCAAAAGCTGTAAATGTTTTTTCACCGCAATGGGTTTTATCCCGGGAATTACAGGTACATTGATTCCATATTCTTTAATTTTTTTAATAAATTCAAAAAAACTGACATTATCAAAAAACATTTGGGTCACTATATAATCAGCTCCTGCATCAACCTTCTCTTTTAATTTTTTTAAATCGAAATCCATGGAAGGGGCTTCCAGATGCTTTTCGGGATATCCTGCCACACCAATGCAAAAATCCGATTTATCTCCTCCTTCTATTGTTTCATTAAGATATTTCCCCTGATTGAGTTCATGTATCTGGTTTACCAATTCGCTTGCATAATTATGTCCCCCCTTGGCAGGTTCAAAATAGCGTTGATGTTTCATGGCATCGCCCCTTAAAGCCATTACATTTTGTATACCTAAGTAATGGCAGTCCACCAACATATATTCTGTTTCTTCTTTAGTAAAACCCCCACATAAAACATGAGGAATGGCATCAACATCATATTTATGCTGCAGAGAGGCACAGATACCTACCGTACCGGGTCGCATACGGGTTATTTTTCTGTCAAACAAACCATTTCCCTTGTCTATATAAACATATTCTTCGCGGGAAGTGGTCACATCTATAAAAGGAGGATTGAATTCCATTAACGGGTCTATATTGCTATATAAATCCTGAATATTACTCCCTTTTTGAGGCGGAATAATTTCAAAGGAAAACAATGTTTTTCCTGAAGCTTTCACAATATGTTCTGTTACTTTCATTTTTTATAATAGTGCTTTTTTGATTGATTATTAATCCCTCTCATATTCCGCATAAAATCCGACACAATAATATGACTTCTTAGACTTAATCGAATAAATTTTATATTTATGTCATATATTTAATCGGCAATGTTAGGATTTAACCACTTTTTGGCTTCTTCCAAAGTTATATTTCTTCTCTTCGCATAATCTGTTACCTGATCTTCTTTTATTTTGGCAAGACCGAAATATTTACTTGCCGGATTTGCAAAATAGTAACCTGATACTGATGCTGCCGGCCACATCGCCAAACTTTCGGTTAATTGAACACCTATTTCTTTTTCAACATTCAACAACTCCCAGATAGTATTTTTTTCTAAATGATCAGGACATGCCGGATACCCCGGAGCAGGGCGAATACCTTTATAATTTTCTTTTATTAATTCTTCATTGATTAAATTCTCATCCGGGGCATAACCCCAAATTTCTTTGCGTACTTTTTCGTGAAGGTATTCGGCAAAGGCTTCTGCTAACCTATCTGCTAAAGCTTTGATCATTATGGAATTATAATCATCGTGGTCTGCTTCAAACTTTTTAGCGATTTCATCAACCCCAAAACCGGTGGTTACGCAAAATGCACCGACATAATCTTGTTTCCCCACTTCTTTGGGTACAATAAAATCGGCCAGGGCAATATTAGGTGCTTCTTTGGTTTTTCGGGATTGCTGACGAAGGGTTAAAAATTTTCCCGCTACTTTTCCTTTTTCATTAAAAACTTCAATATCATCATCATTTACCTGATTAGCCGGAAAAATTCCGATAATACCTTTAGCCTGTAACCATTTTTCATCCACAATTTGCTGAAGCATTTGCCGAGCATCATTAAAAAGTGAGGTAGCTTCTTTTCCTACTGTTTCATCGTTTAAAATAGAAGGATATTTACCGTGTAGCTCCCATGAGCGGAAAAAAGGTGTCCAGTCTATGTAATCCAGTAATACTTTTAAATTGGCTTCAATTTTTTTAACTCCTAAAAAATTTGGTTTTGGCGGTTGAAAATTATCCCAATCTAACTGTAACTTATTTTTCCTTGCCTCTTCTATTGACAAGAAACTTTTAGTTTTGGAACGGCTTAAAAAGCCTTCACGAAGCTTATCATATTCATTTTTAATTGATACGGCATATTCTTCTTTCAGTTTAGGGTTAATAAGATTTTCTGCAACAGTAACGGCTCTGGATGCGTCGTTTACATGCACTACTGTTTTAGAATACTCGGGAGTAATTTTAACCGCGGTGTGAGCTCTTGATGTTGTTGCCCCACCTATCATAACAGGAATATGACAGTTTATTTTTTCCAGTTCTTTAGCCAGATAAACCATTTCGTCCAATGAAGGGGTTATCAATCCGCTTAAGCCAATTACATCTACATTTTCATCAATTGCTGTTTGGATGATTTTCTCTGGCGGAACCATAACGCCTAAATCGATAATCTCATAATTATTACAGCCCAAAACCACTGCCACTATATTTTTACCTATGTCGTGTACATCACCTTTAACTGTAGCAATCAGAATGCGGCCATTCGATCTGGATACCCCATCCTTTTCTGCTTCAATAAATGGTAATAAATATGCTACTGCTTTTTTCATAACACGGGCCGATTTAACCACTTGTGGGAGGAACATTTTTCCACTGCCAAAAAGGTCTCCTACCACATTCATCCCGTTCATGAGGTAGACTTCTATAACTTCTATCGGCCTGGTTACTATCCCACGTGCCTCTTCAATATCAGTTTCAATAAACTCATCAATCCCTTTTACCAATGAATGTGTTAAACGTTCCTGAATATTTCCATTTCTCCATTCCTGACTTTGTTTTTCAACAATCTTACCTTCACCTTTCACTGTTTCTGCGAAGGCTAACAAACGTT includes:
- the metH gene encoding methionine synthase, with the protein product MTVANCNKYLKLSGLEPLVVTPESNFINIGERTNVTGSRKFLRLIKEEKYEEALEVARAQVEGGAQIIDVNMDEGMLDGAETMTRFLNLIAAEPDIARVPVMIDSSKWEIIEAGLKVVQGKCIVNSISLKEGEEVFINHGKLIKRYGAAVIVMAFDEVGQADTYERRIEICKRSYDVLVNKVGFPAEDIIFDPNIFPVATGMEEHRKNALDFFRATKWIRENLPCAHVSGGVSNVSFSFRGNNVVREAMHSAFLYHAIKNGMTMGIVNPQMLEVYDDIPKDLLEHVEDVLLDRRSDATERLLAFAETVKGEGKIVEKQSQEWRNGNIQERLTHSLVKGIDEFIETDIEEARGIVTRPIEVIEVYLMNGMNVVGDLFGSGKMFLPQVVKSARVMKKAVAYLLPFIEAEKDGVSRSNGRILIATVKGDVHDIGKNIVAVVLGCNNYEIIDLGVMVPPEKIIQTAIDENVDVIGLSGLITPSLDEMVYLAKELEKINCHIPVMIGGATTSRAHTAVKITPEYSKTVVHVNDASRAVTVAENLINPKLKEEYAVSIKNEYDKLREGFLSRSKTKSFLSIEEARKNKLQLDWDNFQPPKPNFLGVKKIEANLKVLLDYIDWTPFFRSWELHGKYPSILNDETVGKEATSLFNDARQMLQQIVDEKWLQAKGIIGIFPANQVNDDDIEVFNEKGKVAGKFLTLRQQSRKTKEAPNIALADFIVPKEVGKQDYVGAFCVTTGFGVDEIAKKFEADHDDYNSIMIKALADRLAEAFAEYLHEKVRKEIWGYAPDENLINEELIKENYKGIRPAPGYPACPDHLEKNTIWELLNVEKEIGVQLTESLAMWPAASVSGYYFANPASKYFGLAKIKEDQVTDYAKRRNITLEEAKKWLNPNIAD
- the metF gene encoding methylenetetrahydrofolate reductase [NAD(P)H]; the encoded protein is MKVTEHIVKASGKTLFSFEIIPPQKGSNIQDLYSNIDPLMEFNPPFIDVTTSREEYVYIDKGNGLFDRKITRMRPGTVGICASLQHKYDVDAIPHVLCGGFTKEETEYMLVDCHYLGIQNVMALRGDAMKHQRYFEPAKGGHNYASELVNQIHELNQGKYLNETIEGGDKSDFCIGVAGYPEKHLEAPSMDFDLKKLKEKVDAGADYIVTQMFFDNVSFFEFIKKIKEYGINVPVIPGIKPIAVKKHLQLLPQVFKIDLPEALVTEVEKCKSNSEVRRVGIEWAIQQSKELKEAGVPVLHYYSMGKSDNIKAIAQAVF